One genomic segment of Desulfosporosinus sp. Sb-LF includes these proteins:
- the ilvD gene encoding dihydroxy-acid dehydratase, translating into MNSDAVTKSVPQRALFHALGLTNEEMDRPLIGIVSSKNDIVPGHMNLDKIVDAVKLGVAMAGGTPLVFPAIAVCDGLAMGHQGMKYSLVTRELIADSTESMALAHAFDALVMVPNCDKNVPGLLMAAARLNIPTIFVSGGPMLAGKVDGQKTSFSSVCEAVSEFQAGKITQEKLLEFENKACPTCGSCSGMYTANSMNCLTEVLGMGLQGNGTIPAVYSERIQLAKHAGMQIMDLLKRNIRPRDIMTEDAFKNALTLDMALGCSTNSMLHLPAIAHECCIELNLDIANEVSDKTPNLCHLAPTGHTYIEDLNEAGGIYAVMNEVSKLGLLKTDLITCTGKTVGENIAGCINKDTDVIRPVENPYSKTGGIAVLKGNLAPDSCVVKRSAVAPEMLKHEGPAKVFDCEEDAMQAIYSGKIIAGDVVVIRYEGPKGGPGMREMLNPTSAIMGQGLGESVALITDGRFSGATRGAAIGHVSPEAAVGGNIALIEDGDVIQIDIMANEINFVINDTELEKRRADWKPRKPRITTGYLARYAALVTSGNRGAILEIQ; encoded by the coding sequence ATGAATAGTGATGCAGTAACGAAAAGTGTACCGCAGCGCGCCTTGTTTCATGCGCTGGGATTGACAAATGAGGAAATGGATAGGCCCTTAATCGGCATCGTTAGTTCTAAAAACGATATCGTTCCTGGACATATGAATCTGGATAAAATAGTCGATGCGGTAAAGTTGGGTGTAGCCATGGCCGGAGGAACTCCGCTTGTCTTCCCCGCGATTGCAGTATGCGACGGTCTTGCAATGGGACATCAGGGAATGAAGTATTCTCTTGTCACAAGAGAATTGATTGCCGACTCTACAGAATCCATGGCCTTGGCTCATGCCTTTGACGCTCTGGTGATGGTTCCGAACTGTGATAAAAACGTTCCAGGGTTGTTAATGGCCGCAGCGCGATTGAATATACCTACAATATTTGTGAGTGGCGGGCCGATGCTTGCAGGTAAAGTGGATGGACAGAAAACGAGCTTTTCCAGTGTGTGTGAAGCGGTCAGCGAATTTCAGGCAGGGAAAATTACTCAGGAGAAATTACTGGAATTTGAAAACAAAGCTTGTCCAACCTGCGGATCCTGTTCAGGAATGTATACAGCCAACAGCATGAATTGTCTGACCGAGGTGCTAGGGATGGGGTTACAAGGCAATGGTACGATCCCGGCGGTTTATTCAGAACGGATTCAGCTTGCAAAGCATGCAGGTATGCAAATTATGGATCTACTGAAAAGGAATATCCGGCCGAGAGATATTATGACTGAAGATGCCTTTAAAAATGCTTTAACGTTAGATATGGCCTTGGGTTGCAGTACCAACAGTATGCTACATCTTCCTGCAATTGCCCATGAATGTTGTATTGAATTAAATCTTGATATCGCAAATGAAGTTAGTGATAAAACGCCGAATCTCTGCCATCTTGCGCCTACCGGACATACCTACATTGAAGATCTTAATGAAGCGGGCGGCATCTACGCGGTGATGAATGAAGTCAGTAAATTAGGTTTACTCAAAACCGATTTAATAACCTGCACGGGCAAAACTGTTGGGGAGAATATTGCAGGCTGCATTAATAAAGATACGGATGTAATCAGGCCTGTCGAAAACCCTTACAGCAAAACAGGCGGAATTGCAGTATTAAAAGGAAATCTAGCTCCTGATTCCTGTGTTGTGAAGCGTTCTGCCGTTGCACCGGAAATGCTCAAACACGAAGGCCCTGCAAAAGTATTTGACTGTGAAGAAGATGCCATGCAGGCCATTTATTCTGGCAAAATCATCGCCGGGGATGTTGTTGTAATTCGCTATGAGGGGCCGAAGGGTGGGCCAGGCATGAGGGAAATGTTAAATCCCACCTCAGCCATTATGGGACAAGGACTTGGGGAAAGCGTTGCACTGATTACCGATGGGCGATTCAGTGGTGCAACTAGAGGCGCCGCAATCGGTCATGTTTCTCCTGAAGCAGCAGTGGGGGGGAACATCGCTTTAATAGAGGATGGAGATGTCATCCAGATTGATATTATGGCTAATGAAATCAACTTTGTCATAAATGATACTGAACTGGAAAAACGTAGAGCAGACTGGAAACCAAGAAAGCCTAGAATTACAACAGGATACCTTGCTCGATATGCTGCCTTGGTCACATCGGGAAACAGAGGCGCTATTTTAGAGATTCAATAA